In Pelodiscus sinensis isolate JC-2024 unplaced genomic scaffold, ASM4963464v1 ctg111, whole genome shotgun sequence, a genomic segment contains:
- the KHK gene encoding ketohexokinase isoform X1 — MEDKHILCIGLVCLDIISVVDEYPAEDTDTRCLSQRWQRGGNASNSCTVLSLLGAPCAFMGSLAPGHAADFVLADLRRYGVELTHVVLHPASSFPTSIVISSVSRGTRTILHTNSFIVADFRRRGVDVAHVAWQSRGDTPCACCLVNRTNGSRTVTLYDTNLPDVTAQDFEQVDLSRYKWIHWEGRNAAEQAQMLRRVEEHNRACPAPQRVSTSVEVEKAREELYQLLGYGDVVFVSKDVARDLGFQAAPEAVKGLRARVRPGATVICAWAEDGADALGPDGQLVHSDAFPPESVVDTLGAGDTFNAAVILALSRGQSLQEALTFGCQVAGRKCGVHGYDGIV; from the exons ATGGAGGACAAGCACATCCTCTGCATCGGCCTGGTTTGCCTGGACATTATCAGCGTGGTGGACGAGTACCCGGCCGAGGACACAGACACCAG GTGCCTGTCTCAGCGCTGGCAGCGCGGCGGCAATGCCTCCAACTCCTGCACCGTGCTGTCCCTGCTGGGCGCGCCCTGCGCCTTCATGGGCTCCCTGGCGCCGGGACACGCGGCAGA CTTCGTCCTGGCCGACCTGCGGCGCTATGGCGTGGAGCTCACCCACGTGGTCCTGCACCCCgccagctccttccccacctccattGTCATCAGCAGCGTGAGCAGGGGCACCCGCACCATCCTGCACACGAACAG TTTCATCGTGGCGGACTTCCGGCGCAGGGGTGTGGATGTAGCGCATGTGGcgtggcagagccggggggacaCGCCGTGCGCCTGCTGCCTGGTCAACCGCACCAACGGCTCGCGGACGGTCACGCTGTACGACAC AAACCTGCCGGACGTGACCGCCCAGGATTTCGAGCAGGTCGACCTCAGCCGGTACAAGTGGATCCACTGGGAG GGCAGGAACGCGGCGGAGCAAGCCCAGATGCTGCGGCGCGTGGAGGAGCACAACCGGGCCTGCCCAGCCCCGCAGAGAGTCTCCACGTCGGTGGAGGTGGAGAAGGCCCGGGAGgagctgtaccagctgctcggCTACGGAGACGTG GTGTTTGTCAGCAAGGACGTGGCCAGGGACTTGGGCTTCCAGGCAGCTCCCGAGGCGGTGAAGGGGCTGCGGGCCCGCGTGCGACCGGG ggccaCCGTGATCTGCGCCTGGGCCGAGGACGGGGCCGACGCGCTGGGGCCCGACGGGCAGCTCGTCCACTCCGACGCCTTCCCCCCAGAGAGCGTTGTGGACACGCTGGGCGCCGGCGACACCTTCAACGCCGCCGTCATCTTGGCCCTATCGCGAG GGCAGAGCCTGCAGGAGGCGCTCACCTTCGGCTGCCAGGTGGCCGGCAGGAAGTGCGGCGTGCACGGCTACGATGGCATCGTGTGA
- the KHK gene encoding ketohexokinase isoform X3 — translation MEDKHILCIGLVCLDIISVVDEYPAEDTDTRCLSQRWQRGGNASNSCTVLSLLGAPCAFMGSLAPGHAADFVLADLRRYGVELTHVVLHPASSFPTSIVISSVSRGTRTILHTNRNLPDVTAQDFEQVDLSRYKWIHWEGRNAAEQAQMLRRVEEHNRACPAPQRVSTSVEVEKAREELYQLLGYGDVVFVSKDVARDLGFQAAPEAVKGLRARVRPGATVICAWAEDGADALGPDGQLVHSDAFPPESVVDTLGAGDTFNAAVILALSRGQSLQEALTFGCQVAGRKCGVHGYDGIV, via the exons ATGGAGGACAAGCACATCCTCTGCATCGGCCTGGTTTGCCTGGACATTATCAGCGTGGTGGACGAGTACCCGGCCGAGGACACAGACACCAG GTGCCTGTCTCAGCGCTGGCAGCGCGGCGGCAATGCCTCCAACTCCTGCACCGTGCTGTCCCTGCTGGGCGCGCCCTGCGCCTTCATGGGCTCCCTGGCGCCGGGACACGCGGCAGA CTTCGTCCTGGCCGACCTGCGGCGCTATGGCGTGGAGCTCACCCACGTGGTCCTGCACCCCgccagctccttccccacctccattGTCATCAGCAGCGTGAGCAGGGGCACCCGCACCATCCTGCACACGAACAG AAACCTGCCGGACGTGACCGCCCAGGATTTCGAGCAGGTCGACCTCAGCCGGTACAAGTGGATCCACTGGGAG GGCAGGAACGCGGCGGAGCAAGCCCAGATGCTGCGGCGCGTGGAGGAGCACAACCGGGCCTGCCCAGCCCCGCAGAGAGTCTCCACGTCGGTGGAGGTGGAGAAGGCCCGGGAGgagctgtaccagctgctcggCTACGGAGACGTG GTGTTTGTCAGCAAGGACGTGGCCAGGGACTTGGGCTTCCAGGCAGCTCCCGAGGCGGTGAAGGGGCTGCGGGCCCGCGTGCGACCGGG ggccaCCGTGATCTGCGCCTGGGCCGAGGACGGGGCCGACGCGCTGGGGCCCGACGGGCAGCTCGTCCACTCCGACGCCTTCCCCCCAGAGAGCGTTGTGGACACGCTGGGCGCCGGCGACACCTTCAACGCCGCCGTCATCTTGGCCCTATCGCGAG GGCAGAGCCTGCAGGAGGCGCTCACCTTCGGCTGCCAGGTGGCCGGCAGGAAGTGCGGCGTGCACGGCTACGATGGCATCGTGTGA
- the KHK gene encoding ketohexokinase isoform X2, whose translation MEDKHILCIGLVCLDIISVVDEYPAEDTDTRCLSQRWQRGGNASNSCTVLSLLGAPCAFMGSLAPGHAADFIVADFRRRGVDVAHVAWQSRGDTPCACCLVNRTNGSRTVTLYDTNLPDVTAQDFEQVDLSRYKWIHWEGRNAAEQAQMLRRVEEHNRACPAPQRVSTSVEVEKAREELYQLLGYGDVVFVSKDVARDLGFQAAPEAVKGLRARVRPGATVICAWAEDGADALGPDGQLVHSDAFPPESVVDTLGAGDTFNAAVILALSRGQSLQEALTFGCQVAGRKCGVHGYDGIV comes from the exons ATGGAGGACAAGCACATCCTCTGCATCGGCCTGGTTTGCCTGGACATTATCAGCGTGGTGGACGAGTACCCGGCCGAGGACACAGACACCAG GTGCCTGTCTCAGCGCTGGCAGCGCGGCGGCAATGCCTCCAACTCCTGCACCGTGCTGTCCCTGCTGGGCGCGCCCTGCGCCTTCATGGGCTCCCTGGCGCCGGGACACGCGGCAGA TTTCATCGTGGCGGACTTCCGGCGCAGGGGTGTGGATGTAGCGCATGTGGcgtggcagagccggggggacaCGCCGTGCGCCTGCTGCCTGGTCAACCGCACCAACGGCTCGCGGACGGTCACGCTGTACGACAC AAACCTGCCGGACGTGACCGCCCAGGATTTCGAGCAGGTCGACCTCAGCCGGTACAAGTGGATCCACTGGGAG GGCAGGAACGCGGCGGAGCAAGCCCAGATGCTGCGGCGCGTGGAGGAGCACAACCGGGCCTGCCCAGCCCCGCAGAGAGTCTCCACGTCGGTGGAGGTGGAGAAGGCCCGGGAGgagctgtaccagctgctcggCTACGGAGACGTG GTGTTTGTCAGCAAGGACGTGGCCAGGGACTTGGGCTTCCAGGCAGCTCCCGAGGCGGTGAAGGGGCTGCGGGCCCGCGTGCGACCGGG ggccaCCGTGATCTGCGCCTGGGCCGAGGACGGGGCCGACGCGCTGGGGCCCGACGGGCAGCTCGTCCACTCCGACGCCTTCCCCCCAGAGAGCGTTGTGGACACGCTGGGCGCCGGCGACACCTTCAACGCCGCCGTCATCTTGGCCCTATCGCGAG GGCAGAGCCTGCAGGAGGCGCTCACCTTCGGCTGCCAGGTGGCCGGCAGGAAGTGCGGCGTGCACGGCTACGATGGCATCGTGTGA